The DNA region CGTGGTGGAACCTGAGTTTTTAAGCACGTAGTCCCCAATGCCTCCGAAAAGGGAGGCAGAGAGGGCAGAACGTTTCCATGTTGCTATCAGCAGAATGTCATACCCATGAGCCCCGCTTTCTATCACAATTCCTTCACGCACAGAATTAGCCATGCGTATTCTCGGTACGACCTTTATTTTGGCGTCCTTCCCTTCCTTGAACGCTTCCGTCACTAAGGACACCTTATCGCTCCACGTTACCTCTTGAGTTGTTTCCTTCACGGTGAAGGCTGTAATCTCGGAGTCGTATGCCCTTGAAAGATCGAATGCTATATCAAGAACCCTCCTTGATCTGTACCCCTTGCCCATGGGAACCAGAATCTTCTGCAATCTAAGAGAATAGGGTTGGGGAGCTTCAACCATGAAATAGTTAACCAGACTTTAAATTTAAGGGTTTCCTTTATGCAGGGCTCTCAGTCTGGTAGATTTTATACAGCAGAATGAACGTGGACCCATTGAAAAAAGGCTAGTTCGCGAATATGGCATAACTATGTCCATGTAAGTCGATACCATGCCGTGGTTTTCTTCTCCGTTATCTTGCCTCCTACATTTGGCACAAACCAGACTTTCACCTCACGTTTTTAATGAAATGTCTCGCTGCAAAGTTGGACAAATTTCTGTGAAGAAATATTGGATAACACTATGCTTGCAATATTTTTAAATTGGGAAGTATATCTTTGGTAAAAATTTTATGAGTATAACTATTGCTCACTAGCCTTGAAACACAAATTTCCTGAGAAAAAGGCGATTAAATTGATGCTTGCCTTGGCCGCAGCGATCTTTTTAATTATCGCAATGATTGTAATTGTCCTGATGAACACCGCGGACATCCTGATTTTTGATTGATTTGATGTCTGTTCATCTCTCATTTTCAGCTTGTCATGCAACCTATTTATCTCGTCCCGGGCACTCAGCATGGTATTGTCGAGAAACCCGTACAGGGTTTTATCGTCTTCCCTGGCCATTTTGAGCAGTCCTTCTACAACCTTGCTGGATTCACTATTTGAGAAAAAAGTAACTATGTCATATGCTATGATCAATGTGGAAAGCTTCTGTATCCGGTCTGTTTTTTCTTCGGTTTTCTCTAGATAAGTCCTCAGAGAAGGCCCCAGCAAGATGTATACTACCACAGTGGAAATGAGTAAAACAATGGGTACTAGGAAGATAAGGCTCATCCTGCTGAATTAATATGAGTGTATTATTTATATATGCCTGTTGTGACAAATGATGATTGGTGTCAATGCTCTGCCTTTGACGCATTGTAGAATCTCATGTGCTCGAGGAAACTCCATCCATGTTCTGAAACATGGTATGTTTCTTTTTCACCGTCGTCTCTTGTGGTTACAAGAAATTCTCTTTTTATGAGGTCAGAGATGATTGATTTTGCTGAATTGTAGTTAAGGTTGCATCTGAATATGATTGATGACAAACTGCTACCATGATTGGCAGATACCGATGTGAGAACTTCATACATTAGACCGGTTCTGTCTCGGTATTTTTTCTTGTTTCGAAACGCATATTTTGATGATACAGCAGTGCTTGCGGTGCTGATCGGGATTACCGGTTTCTGTGCATCTTTTGGCTTAATCAAAGAAGCACTGATTGTACTGGTATATCCCGGTTTGACCTCGAATAATTCAATACCCAGAGAAGTTGTCAGCAGTTTTTCTTCAGGTGTCGGTTTTGTCTCAAAGAAGATAAATTTTCTATATGCAGCTATGTCCTCTGAATGAGCGTTGAAGAAAGTTATTGCCGAGAGAGTATCTTTGGCTTTCAATGGGATTATGAGACACGTGATTATGTGCCCATCACCATCCACATTTGAATAAATAAAATCGAACCTGTGTAACATCCCAGATTTTCCCCTTATGGTAGGTGCCACGATATACATCCAGCGTTCACTTCCGGTTGACTCAGCAGAAAATCGATCAATCAACACGCCGGACTTCCTATTGACAACATCTTCCAAGAGCATCACCAACACTGAATATAGAATCACTTAGTGTTGCTGATATATGAATTACTTTGTACATAAATTTTGTGTACCCATTCAATTGGTAACTGGAAACCTAAAATCTTGAACAGGTTTGCGATGATACCAGCGCCTCGCTCTTCGTTCGTTCACCCACCCTGATTTTCAAGGGTTCCTGATATTTTGAAGATAAAGATAAAAGCTAACTATTGATTGTTCCGCATAACTATATGAGAGAATAATGTTGGCCATTGATCCGTTTCACTGTGCGTTTCTCACGAATCCAATCTATTCGACTGCAGACCCGCTGAAATGAATTCAAAATATCCAATATTATATATAGCCATACAATAAACGCATGTCCAAATGGAATGCATAACTATAGAAAATGGAGAGATTTCGGGAAACCGGACTCAGGACAGTCTTCTTAATTCCGGCATAGAGGAACTTTTCGTGGTAGATCTTGATTCCATAAAGTC from Thermoplasmataceae archaeon includes:
- a CDS encoding winged helix-turn-helix domain-containing protein — its product is MEDVVNRKSGVLIDRFSAESTGSERWMYIVAPTIRGKSGMLHRFDFIYSNVDGDGHIITCLIIPLKAKDTLSAITFFNAHSEDIAAYRKFIFFETKPTPEEKLLTTSLGIELFEVKPGYTSTISASLIKPKDAQKPVIPISTASTAVSSKYAFRNKKKYRDRTGLMYEVLTSVSANHGSSLSSIIFRCNLNYNSAKSIISDLIKREFLVTTRDDGEKETYHVSEHGWSFLEHMRFYNASKAEH